A genomic stretch from Setaria viridis chromosome 1, Setaria_viridis_v4.0, whole genome shotgun sequence includes:
- the LOC117844848 gene encoding subtilisin-like protease SBT1.4, giving the protein MARLVGVLCVLLAAVTAAAAAAETEAHSSYIVHVAEEHAPRPSSRPRLLARAYTTFLRDSLPAGISRPAPRLLYSYAHAATGFAARLTERQAAHLASQRSVLAIVPDATQQLQTTRTPSFLGLSPSSGLLPRSNGATDVVIGVIDSGIYPKDRASFVADASLPLPPRKFQGTCVSTPSFNASAYCNNKLVGARFFYQGYEAAHGRLNETKESKSPLDTIGHGTHTASTAAGSAGADAAFFSYAKGKAIGMAPGARIAAYKPCWTKGCTDSDTLMAFEAAIADGVDVISVSLGAPKAPKFYEDNTAIGAFRAVRRGIVVSASSGNFGPGEFTAVNIAPWILTVGASTIDRHFPASVVLGNGETFTGTSIYAGVPLGEAMLPLVYGGDVGSNVCEAGKLKASLVAGKIVVCDPGVNGRAAKGEAVKLAGGAGTILVSSEDFGEQAMTTAHILPATAVVFADAEKIKNYIRSNASPVATIKFQGTVVGQTPSSPRMASFSSRGPNRRAPEILKPDVTAPGVDILAAWTGENSPSQLDSDPRRVKYNIISGTSMSCPHVSGIAALLRQAHPDWSPAAIKSALMTTAYNLDNAGDIIKDMSTGKASTPFVRGAGHVDPNRAVDPGLVYDAGADDYFSFLCALGYTTEQIAVFKTKDDPAVDCSTRTASAGDHNYPAFSAVFNSTNGEVTQRRVVRNVGSNVEAKYTPSVSVPAGVRVMVKPRKLRFSAAQKTQQYEITFMARGEGSVADKYTFGSIVWSDGEHKVTSPIAITWPWPAPRAAAM; this is encoded by the coding sequence ATGGCCAGGCTAGTCGGGGTGTTGTGCGtcctgctcgccgccgtcactgccgcggcggccgcggccgaaACGGAGGCCCATTCCTCCTACATCGTTCACGTCGCGGAGGAGCATgcgccgcggccgtcgtcgcGACCGCGGTTGCTCGCCCGCGCGTACACCACCTTCCTCCGCGACAGCCTCCCCGCAGGCATCTCGCGCCCGGCGCCGAGGCTGCTCTACTCGTACGCGCACGCCGCCACGGGATTCGCGGCGCGGCTGACGGAGCGCCAGGCCGCGCACCTCGCGTCCCAGCGCTCCGTCCTCGCGATCGTGCCCGACGCGACGCAGCAGCTGCAGACCACGCGGACGCCCTCCTTCCTTGGCCTCTCGCCCTCGTCGGGGCTCCTCCCGAGGTCCAACGGCGCCACGGACGTCGTGATCGGCGTCATCGACAGCGGCATCTACCCCAAGGACCGCGCGTCCTTCGTCGCCGACGCgtccctgccgctgccgccccgcaAGTTCCAGGGCACCTGCGTCTCGACGCCGTCCTTCAACGCCTCCGCCTACTGCAACAACAAGCTCGTCGGCGCCAGGTTCTTCTACCAGGGGTACGAGGCAGCGCACGGCCGCCTTAATGAGACAAAGGAGTCCAAGTCGCCGCTCGACACCATCGGCCACGGCACGCacaccgcctccaccgccgccggctctgCCGGCGCGGACGCCGCCTTCTTCAGCTACGCCAAAGGCAAAGCCATTGGCATGGCCCCGGGCGCGCGCATCGCCGCCTATAAACCGTGCTGGACAAAAGGATGCACTGACTCCGACACCCTCATGGCGTTTGAAGCGGCCATCGCCGACGGGGTCGACGTCATCTCCGTCTCACTCGGCGCCCCCAAGGCGCCCAAGTTTTACGAGGACAACACGGCCATCGGTGCGTTCAGAGCCGTCCGCAGAGGCATCGTCGTCTCTGCATCTTCAGGGAACTTCGGCCCCGGCGAGTTCACCGCCGTCAATATCGCGCCCTGGATCTTGACGGTTGGCGCGTCAACCATCGACCGCCATTTCCCAGCGAGCGTCGTTCTCGGCAATGGAGAGACCTTCACCGGCACTTCAATCTACGCCGGCGTGCCCCTCGGTGAAGCCATGTTACCGCTAGTATACGGCGGGGACGTGGGCTCAAACGTCTGCGAAGCCGGGAAGCTCAAAGCCAGCTTGGTCGCCGGGAAGATTGTGGTGTGCGACCCCGGCGTCAATGGCCGAGCAGCAAAGGGTGAGGCTGTCAAACTCGCCGGTGGCGCCGGAACAATCCTCGTCAGCAGCGAAGACTTTGGCGAACAGGCCATGACTACGGCTCACATCCTCCCTGCAACTGCCGTCGTGTTTGCCGACGCCGAGAAAATCAAGAATTACATAAGGTCGAATGCATCCCCCGTCGCGACGATCAAGTTCCAAGGCACCGTCGTGGGCCAGACGCCTTCTTCTCCAAGAATGGCGTCCTTTTCGAGCAGGGGACCGAACCGCCGGGCGCCGGAGATCCTGAAGCCGGACGTCACCGCCCCTGGCGTCGACATCCTGGCCGCGTGGACCGGCGAGAACTCGCCGTCGCAGCTCGACAGCGACCCGAGGCGAGTGAAGTACAACATCATCTCCGGCACGTCCATGTCGTGCCCGCACGTGAGCGGCATCGCGGCGCTGCTCCGGCAGGCGCACCCGGACTGGAGCCCCGCCGCCATTAAGTCGGCCCTGATGACCACCGCGTACAACTTGGACAACGCCGGCGACATCATCAAGGACATGTCGACCGGCAAGGCGTCCACGCCGTTCGTGCGCGGGGCCGGCCACGTGGACCCCAACCGCGCCGTCGACCCAGGCCTTGTCtacgacgccggcgccgacgactacttctcCTTCCTGTGCGCGCTCGGCTACACCACCGAGCAGATCGCTGTGTTCAAGACGAAGGACGACCCGGCTGTGGACTGCTCGACGCGCACGGCCTCCGCCGGCGACCACAACTACCCTGCCTTCTCGGCGGTATTCAACTCCACTAACGGCGAGGTTACCCAGCGCCGTGTCGTGCGCAATGTGGGCAGCAACGTCGAGGCGAAGTACACGCCCAGCGTCAGTGTGCCGGCAGGCGTGCGCGTCATGGTGAAGCCACGGAAGCTACGGTTCAGCGCGGCGCAGAAGACGCAGCAGTACGAGATCACCTTCATGGCGCGAGGAGAGGGGAGCGTGGCCGACAAGTACACGTTCGGGTCCATCGTGTGGAGCGACGGAGAGCACAAGGTGACGAGCCCCATCGCCATCACCTGGCCCTGGCCGGCGCCCCGAGCGGCGGCGATGTGA
- the LOC117841454 gene encoding subtilisin-like protease SBT1.4, which yields MMARRAWVFCLLLTVAGAVATADAESEAEALSTYIVHVAPAHAPRSSRPRVLSSAYRSFLRGHLPAGPAPRLLYSYAHAATGFAARLTERQAAHLAAQDSVLAVVPDATHQLHTTLTPSFLGLSASSGLLPASGGATDVVIGIIDTGVYPKDRASFAADPSLPPPPSTFRGRCVSTPAFNASAYCNNKLVGAKFFNLGYEAAHGGVIEETESRSPLDTNGHGTHTSSTAAGSAVADAAFFDYAKGKAVGMAPGARIAAYKACWTRGCTYSDILMAFDEAIKDGVNVISVSLGAVGRAPQFYSDTTAVGAFSAVRKGIVVSASAGNAGPGEFTAVNVAPWILTVGASTINRQFPANIVLGNGETFTGTSLYAGMPLGPSKIPLVYGGDVGSSVCESGKLNTSTVAGKIVVCDPGVNGRAAKGEAVKLARGAGAILVSSKAFGEQALATAHVLPATAVTFAAAEKIKNYIRTNASPVATIVFQGTVIGRTPSSPRMASFSSRGPNFIAPEIFKPDVTAPGVDILAAWTGENSPSELDSDTRRVKFNIISGTSMSCPHVSGIAALLRQAHPEWSPAAIKSALMTTAYNVDNAGDIIKDMSTGEASTPFVRGAGHVDPNCAVDPGLVYDAGTDDYISFLCALGYTAKQIAVLTRDGSVTDCSKRSGSVGDHNYPAFSVVFSSGDGKVTQRRVVRNVGSNAMATYTASVTSPAGVRVTVEPPTLQFSATQKTQEYAITFTAQQGSVTEKYTFGSIVWSDGKHKVTSPIAITWPASQQVAAM from the coding sequence ATGATGGCAAGACGAGCATGGGTGTTCTGCCTCCTGCTCACTGTTGCcggggcggtggcgacggcggacgCAGAGTCTGAAGCGGAGGCCCTGTCCACCTACATTGTTCACGTCGCGCCGGCGCACGCGCCACGGTCGTCACGCCCCCGCGTGCTTTCCAGCGCGTACCGCTCCTTCCTGCGCGGCCACCTCCCCGCAGGCCCTGCGCCGAGGCTGCTCTACTCGTACGCGCACGCCGCGACGGGCTTCGCGGCGCGGCTCACGGAGCGCCAGGCCGCGCACCTCGCCGCCCAGGATTCCGTGCTCGCGGTCGTGCCCGACGCGACGCACCAGCTGCACACCACGCTGACGCCGTCGTTCCTTGGCCTCTCGGCGTCGTCCGGGCTGCTCCCAGCGTCCGGCGGCGCCACGGACGTCGTGATAGGCATCATCGACACCGGCGTGTACCCCAAGGACCGCGCGTCGTTCGCCGCGGacccgtcgctgccgccgccgcccagcacgTTCCGCGGCCGCTGCGTCTCGACGCCGGCGTTCAACGCATCCGCGTACTGCAACAACAAGCTCGTCGGCGCCAAGTTCTTCAACCTGGGGTACGAGGCTGCGCACGGAGGGGTGATTGAGGAGACTGAGTCCAGGTCGCCGCTCGACACCAACGGCCACGGCACGCACACCTCGTCCACGGCCGCGGGCTCTGCCGTGGCGGACGCCGCCTTCTTCGACTACGCAAAAGGCAAAGCCGTCGGCATGGCGCCGGGCGCGCGCATTGCCGCCTACAAGGCGTGCTGGACAAGGGGATGCACGTACTCTGACATACTCATGGCATTTGACGAGGCCATCAAGGACGGTGTCAACGTCATCTCCGTCTCGCTCGGCGCCGTCGGCAGGGCGCCACAGTTTTATAGCGACACCACGGCCGTGGGAGCGTTCAGCGCCGTCCGCAAGGGCATAGTGGTCTCCGCCTCTGCGGGCAACGCCGGCCCCGGCGAGTTCACCGCTGTCAACGTCGCGCCGTGGATCCTGACGGTCGGCGCGTCAACCATCAACCGCCAGTTCCCAGCGAACATCGTCCTCGGCAACGGTGAGACCTTCACCGGCACCTCCCTCTATGCCGGCATGCCCCTCGGCCCAAGCAAGATACCGTTAGTCTATGGAGGGGACGTGGGCTCAAGCGTCTGTGAATCTGGCAAGCTGAACACCAGCACGGTCGCCGGGAAGATCGTGGTGTGCGACCCCGGCGTGAACGGTCGAGCAGCTAAAGGAGAAGCCGTGAAACTTGCCAGAGGAGCCGGAGCAATCCTAGTAAGCAGCAAAGCGTTCGGCGAGCAGGCCTTGGCTACCGCTCACGTCCTTCCCGCGACGGCCGTCACGTTCGCCGCTGCCGAGAAGATCAAGAACTACATAAGAACGAACGCGTCCCCCGTTGCGACGATCGTGTTCCAAGGCACTGTCATCGGCCGGACGCCGTCTTCTCCAAGAATGGCTTCCTTTTCCAGCCGCGGCCCGAACTTCATCGCGCCGGAGATCTTCAAACCGGACGTCACCGCCCCTGGAGTGGACATCCTGGCTGCCTGGACCGGCGAGAACTCACCATCGGAGCTCGACAGCGACACCAGGCGAGTGAAGTTCAACATCATCTCCGGCACGTCCATGTCGTGCCCGCACGTGAGCGGCATCGCCGCTCTGCTCCGGCAGGCGCACCCGGAGTGGAGCCCCGCCGCCATCAAGTCCGCGCTGATGACCACCGCGTATAACGTGGACAACGCCGGCGACATCATCAAGGACATGTCGACCGGCGAGGCGTCCACGCCGTTCGTGCGCGGGGCCGGCCATGTGGACCCCAACTGCGCTGTAGACCCAGGCCTGGTGTACGACGCCGGCACCGACGACTACATCTCTTTCCTGTGCGCGCTCGGTTACACCGCCAAGCAGATCGCCGTTTTGACGAGAGACGGCTCGGTGACCGACTGCTCGAAGCGCTCGGGCTCTGTGGGCGACCACAACTACCCGGCGTTCTCGGTGGTGTTCAGCTCCGGCGATGGCAAGGTCACGCAGCGCCGCGTCGTGCGCAACGTCGGGAGCAACGCCATGGCCACGTACACGGCCAGCGTGACCAGCCCGGCTGGCGTGCGCGTCACGGTGGAGCCTCCGACGCTGCAGTTCAGCGCGACGCAGAAGACGCAGGAGTACGCAATCACATTCACGGCGCAGCAGGGAAGCGTGACCGAGAAGTACACGTTCGGGTCCATCGTGTGGAGTGACGGGAAGCACAAGGTGACGAGCCCCATTGCCATCACCTGGCCGGCGAGCCAACAAGTGGCGGCGATGTGA
- the LOC117856742 gene encoding putative protein phosphatase 2C 23: MENLEQIHQTLSDIDGRIPDAIRVALGLHRVSPAPAPGEDDDVADFAISLLQPLATEDGGDRGPADPDVAASGLRIEWGSCYVPLHDHDAHFGDAIAGAFGVADGVGQYMDAGVDAGAFSRGLMASASAEVAGLEPGTPVCPHALLERAYEKTAAAGAPGASTAVILSLAAGNALAWAYIGDSAFAVLRGSKIVFLSTPQRHLSRTSRSKLHFSSTPARRKEHLFSFNDPPFQLSAVGERSDSVVDAVVGQVAVRAGDVVVAGTDGLFDNVLDEQLERAVQMGTKLGFSPKNMADIIAGVAYERSNQSSSRRLRMGKPDDITVLVAFVVPLDS, encoded by the coding sequence ATGGAGAATCTAGAGCAGATCCACCAAACCCTCAGCGACATTGACGGCCGAATCCCCGACGCCATCCGCGTCGCATTAGGGCTCCACCGAGTGTCTCCCGCGCCGGCTcccggcgaggacgacgacgtcgccgacTTTGCCATCTCCCTGTTGCAGCCGCTGGCAACGGAGGACGGCGGTGACCGTGGCCCCGCCGATCCCGACGTCGCGGCGTCGGGCCTGAGGATCGAATGGGGGTCATGCTACGTGCCGTTGCACGACCACGACGCGCACTTCGGGGACGCCATAGCCGGCGCCTTCGGCGTGGCGGACGGCGTCGGTCAGTACATGGACGCCGGCGTGGACGCCGGTGCGTTCTCTCGCGGCCTCATGGCGAGCGCCTCCGCGGAGGTTGCCGGTTTGGAGCCCGGCACGCCCGTCTGCCCTCACGCGCTGCTGGAACGCGCCTATGAAAAGACGGCCGCGGCAGGCGCGCCCGGGGCGTCGACGGCGGTCATCCtgtcgctcgccgccggcaacgcTCTAGCGTGGGCGTACATCGGCGACAGCGCCTTCGCCGTGCTCCGTGGCAGCAAGATCGTGTTCCTGTCGACGCCGCAACGGCATCTCTCCCGCACCTCGCGATCGAAGCTTCACTTCTCCTCCACCCCTGCCCGGCGGAAAGAGCACCTCTTCTCCTTCAACGACCCACCGTTTCAGCTCAGCGCCGTGGGCGAACGCAGCGACAGCGTCGTCGATGCGGTGGTGGGGCAAGTCGCGGTGAGGGCCGGCGACGTCGTGGTGGCCGGGACGGACGGGCTGTTCGACAACGTGCTCGACGAGCAGCTGGAGCGCGCCGTGCAGATGGGCACAAAGCTTGGCTTCTCGCCTAAGAATATGGCGGACATCATCGCCGGCGTCGCTTACGAGAGGTCAAATCAATCAAGCTCAAGGCGATTACGCATGGGGAAGCCCGACGACATTACCGTTCTTGTCGCGTTCGTTGTTCCATTGGACTCGTGA